The following proteins are encoded in a genomic region of Phragmites australis chromosome 9, lpPhrAust1.1, whole genome shotgun sequence:
- the LOC133928011 gene encoding uncharacterized protein LOC133928011: MATTSSGTLCKHHSAAAVSSRRCLRVCAVVSVAALLLLGVAAAVLAITTLRPRATAATLEGLRLASLSLSPGPGTPSLNATIDADLAIRNPYPVAAFAHDAGRVEVYYRGALAADADLPPGRVGAGGTEQVTVRLTVVADQLAAHAPQLYGDVVGTKDVPLIVRMAVPGTVTVLGVLRRRVVVVIVCDLAVSVQAPGTQTSSCRYRTKL, translated from the coding sequence atggccaccacctcctccggcACGCTCTGCAAGCACCACAGCGCGGCGGCCGTCTCATCCCGCCGCTGCCTCCGGGTCTGCGCCGTCGTCTCCGTGGCCGCGCTACTCCTCCTGGGCGTGGCCGCCGCCGTGCTGGCCATCACTACGCTCCGCCCGCGCGCCACGGCCGCCAcacttgaggggctccgcctcgcctcgctctccctctccccgGGGCCGGGCACCCCCTCACTCAACGCTACCATCGACGCCGACCTCGCCATCCGTAACCCCTATCCCGTGGCCGCCTTCGCTCACGACGCCGGGCGCGTCGAGGTCTACTACCGCGGCGCGCTCGCCGCGGACGCCGACCTCCCTCCCGGGCGCGTCGGCGCGGGCGGCACCGAGCAGGTGACCGTCCGCCTCACCGTGGTCGCGGACCAGCTTGCCGCGCACGCGCCGCAGCTGTACGGCGACGTGGTCGGCACCAAGGACGTGCCGCTCATCGTGCGGATGGCCGTGCCGGGCACGGTGACGGTGCTCGGCGTTTTGAGGCGCCGCGTGGTTGTCGTCATTGTGTGCGACCTCGCAGTGAGCGTGCAAGCACCGGGCACGCAGACGTCGTCGTGCCGGTACCGGACCAAGCTCTAG